The following nucleotide sequence is from Lathamus discolor isolate bLatDis1 chromosome Z, bLatDis1.hap1, whole genome shotgun sequence.
tgaactcCAGCAGCCGCTACCTGCTGGGGAGAGCATCCCAGCATGGGTACCAGCGCTCCTCGGCATGCGCTGCATCCCCAGCCTCCATCCTAAATCACAACACAACAAACAGGCTGTTCATTAGGCGCTGTTTAATTAAGCAATATGGATCCTGCCTCGATATTTACAATCCCACTTGCTCTGATTTATTGGAGAGAGAGAGTCTCGTTTTTAAAAGACGGCGACTGTAAAGTTTAATACCGCTTGACTTACTGCGAGTTCCATTTACAGCCCCGGGCCGAGGCGATGCAGCCAAGGCTCAGAGCTGGTGGGCTATTAAATCACAGCTAACTGCGCATGCAAGGAGATAACTAGCTTCGTTACAACCGGTTCAGCGGCTAATTATCCCAATCTGGATTCACACATTTAAGTCAATTCGTTGCCACTTTTCCAGGGCCCTGGGGAAAAACGCAGAAGTTCGGAGGTTGGAGTGAAGGCACCTGTTGCAGtgagaaaggctgagagctgtGACGGGGatggctgcagagcccagaCAGACTCTTGCTTATAGcaggagggaagaaaactgtTTGCAAGAGGCCAGACTCTGAGCTGGGCACCCCACCATGCTATGCAGGGGGTATGTTGTGTACAGTGATGGCTGCAAGATCAAGGGTCTCCCCAAAACCCACCATCCCCTCCCCAAACCCCTTGGGCACGTGGGGAGGGTGAGTGATGAGATGGCTTATGGGCTCTGGGATGGGGTGACTGGGGAAGAGGACGGGGCCAGGATGATGCAGGAAGgacacatccagcctggctctgaCCCCCACACTGGCCCAGCCCTTTTTTCTGCCCCAGCCCCatgtgcagggatggggaaatGATGCACAGATACGTCAAGGGGAGGCACAGCCCTCCCCAGAATTTGTCATCTTGTAGGTAGGCAGAAAGCGTTTCTCTCTTCGCAGGTATTTCCAGCCCCCAGGAGCCCACTCACAGATTTGACAAGGCCTCATTAAAGAGTTACAAGAATGGCTCTTTAGTGacaaataaaagattacttctgcaaagaaaacgATGGCAAATGGCACTGTGCATCCCCTCACATCGGCTGTGGGGCATCACTGCCCAGGACGTACCCCGGGACAGTCCTGGGGCTTCCCTAGGGGAAGGGTCCGCAGTGGgagacagcacagagctggttGCAGCATCCCTCAGCTCAGTCTAGGgacaaggctgctgctgtcccacACCACTAGTGggcacagggaagggaaaagaggacAGCTCATTGCTGCATCCCCACAGCCATGCACAGCAGCCACAGaacctgcagcaggcaggacaAGGGCTGAACCCCAGCAGCCTcaggcagagaggaggaagaggagcagctcCGGAGCCAAGTATTCTCTCCAGAAGCATCCACGCAGCACGTTTGTCAGGCCTcagccctctccagaagctggTTAAGCCCTGGGCAGCATCGATTCCTTCCTGCTTCCCACTCCACCCCAAGCCTGCAGTGctcagagacaggctgagagctccccccagggaggaagaggaggcaacGCAGAGATAAGGACAACAGCAAGCAGCATGGGGCTGCCAGCACaacccctgcagctcccagtgttATTCCCCCCAGCAGTTGTGGTCCCTAGCAGAGACCCCCAAACCTCCCACCCAAGGCCAAGAGCCACGAGGGTACAGACAGAGGCACTTTGCTGACAGGTTTTATTGACTAGGGGGATCTGTGCTCCTCCACAGATAGGCAGCACTCCCAGTCCCACCAGTAAGACTGGAATCATAAGGAGGGTAAGACCTTTAGTGGTGGTAGGAGCATGCTGTGGAGTCAGAAGAGATAGGGAAAGAGACAGAACAGCACCGCCCGTGTGATGATGCCACAAGATTAGAACTGGGGCATCCCAACAGGCAAAACCAGTCCCTAAGTGGGGATAAGCCATGACAAGGCTCAGGAAAAGCTGGAGATCAGAGGGCTCACAAGTGACATGAATTGCCAGGCCGCAGCTCTCACCATCCCCAGCTGATTCCTCCTCCTGGCCTCATCAAGCACAGTGagggctggctctgctgctccccatcATGACCTCTCCTCAGCCCTCTGCTTGTAGTGCACCTCGGGGAGGCTCCTCAGGCGCTCAGCTGCCTGTAGGACACAGCACAAGGGACAACCAGTGGCCGGTCCTGAGGATGGCCCTGTCACAGGACGCCCTATCCCCCACAGTCCCCCCCGAGCTGTGCTCACCTGCTCCGGGGTGAGATCCCGCTGTacctgtgccagcatctcaTAGCCCACCATGAACTTGCGGACAGTGGCAGAGCGGAGCAGAGGGGGGTAGTAGTGGGCATGGagctgccagtgcctgcagTCCTCCTCCAGGTAGGGACCTGTGGGGGCTCCTGGCAGGGGTGCAGCCACTCCATGAGCCCCATGGATAAGCCCCGTGGATAAGAGGATTGTGCGGGTCCCCAACCATGTCACTCACCGTGCCAGCCCATGGAGTAGGGGAAGGAGACTTCAAAGAGGTTGTCGTACTTGATGAGCAGCCTCTTCATGATGGAGGCCAGGCCTGCAAAGGAGTGCTGGGGTATCACAACCCAAGCTGGCCAGCCCCCTCCAAGGGCAGACAGCACACCAGGCTGGAGGGGTCAACCTCAGCACCCCTCACCATAGTGGGCATTGGTGACAAGAGAAAGGGATGTACTTGGCAGCTCCTCCCCTCTCCACCCATGCAGACAACCCAAGCAACATGGTGGGAGTCCCCATTCCTCAACAGCCACTGCCTCAAAAGTATGCAGCACCATGTGCTTCATCACCCCAAGCAGGAAACTAGTCCCTCCACCAGTACTGGCTGCACCTGGATACCCAGCTCTCATTCTAGCAAGACAGGGGTGCCAGTTCTGCCCCCCTAGCCAAGCCCAGCAGCTAGAGGGTACATGGACCCACAGAGCTGCCTCCTAATGAAGGCCAATCCCAAAGGACATGGGATAGGGGATAAGAACCACTCACTGTCCCTCTCGCCCTCGTGGAGGTCCTGGAGGCGGCAGACGTGCCGACGCGGCAGCAGCAGGGTCTGGTAGGGCCAGGTAGCCCAGTACGGCACCACCACCAGCCAGTCCTTGTTCTCCACCACCAGCCGCTCCTGCGGAACATGGCACTCCATGGGGACACATGTAGCCCCAAAGCCCCAGGGATGGGGGCTCCCAGGGTCCCACACCAGTACGTATCCAGCTCCCAGGGAAGGGATATGGACAACAGGCACCTCCTCACCTTCCGACAAGCCTCCTGCTCTGTGTACTCCAGCAGCATGGGCACACCGTGCTGGctcaggtgctgctgctgggtccGGTCCTCCAGGCGTGCCTCGTTCGGGAGGAAGCTGCTGGCCCATACCTAGGGGGGACATGGGGGCACAGGTTACCTGCACCCTGCATTTACAGGGGTGCCCCAGACACACTGCCCATCTGCAGGTCCGTGCTGCCACCAGGTGGAGAGTCTGACATGCGGTACCACAAGGGACAGCCATAAGGAGGGAAGGTGACAGGACAGGTATGAGGGTATCCTTCTGCAAAAAGCCCTGGGACCAGTGCGGGGGGATTCCCATTCACATCCTGCCCTTTGGTTTATTGTAGGGTGGCCCGCAGGTACTCACAGTTAAGGCAGGTCAGGGTGGGACAGCCTCACCTGGCAGTGGGGGTGCGGGTTGGAGCACCCCATCATCGCTCCTTTGTTCTCGAAGATCTGCGGAAGAAGAGGTGCAGCCAGCAGGTCCCAGCCCCAGGGTCCATAGTGTCCCCGCACACCAGGAGAGCATCCCAAAGGAGAGCAGAGCCTCACATCCATCCAAAAAGGCTCAAAGGGGCACAAGGCAGGGATAGGAACGGTCCCAACCTCAAATACTGCCAGAGCACCCATTGCTGGCCCCCTGCCTGCACCCGAGTCccccagggcagggagagaagggcAGCCCCCACCAGCCCCGGACCTGGACCCAGGGGTAGGAGGCACCCAGCTCGGCCGCCAGCTCTGCCCATGCATCGATGACAGCCCGGATCTCTGCCAGGGACATGAGAGGCAGCGTCAGGTCCGACCAGGGGTGGAAGCACATCACCTTGCTGCAGAGGAAATACACATGGCTGGGACTGCGGGGCATCTCTGGGGACCCCCCTAGTCCTGTCAGGTGCAGTGGAACCAGGGACAGGGATGAGACCCCCAAAATGCAGGTGtgtgcagcacaggcagtgcaAGGAGGGGAAGAGGCTCAGTACAGCTTCATCCCATTGATCCTggctgacatcatggaccagaccCCCTAGAGCCATGTACTTACCACACCCCCCGGGCTGCTGCAGCTCGAAACAAGGGATGATCACTGTCACCTGGGGAAGCACAGAGAGTGGGGAAGGAGAGGCTGCTGAAGGAGCACCCATGCCCCTCAAGgccaccccacagccccccaaGGATCTCAGCCTGGGGGTCCCCATCAACCTGCTCTCCCCCCAGAATTTACCAGGCTCTGGAGCATCAGGCTGTAGGGCCGGGAAGTCATTTGGGAACACGAAGGTGCCCTCGTACTGGGGGTTCACCTGCCAGGGCAAGAGATGGGATTAGAGGGGACCAGGGCAGTGGGGGGAGCCCGGATACCTGGGTCCTTGTTGGTACCTCGCCATTGGCCCGCGTCGCCCCTGGGCAGAGAGGGTTGTTGGGGTCCCAGCGGGGCACATCCTCGGGGGGCGGCTTCTCCAGCTGCCCCTGCCACGGCCGCTTCACCCGGTGAGCCGATACCAGCACCCAGTCATCCCGCAGGGGGTTGTAACGAGCGTGCTGGTGCTCTGCGGGGAGACACCAGTAGGGCGTCAGGGAGGGAGAAACTCAGGGTgcacaccccccccctcccagcAAGGGGGTCTGCACCCCGCCTTATGCCCCCATCAGCTtcaccccttcctccctctctcagTCCGGGGGGGGTTCCCCAATGCCACCCCCGTGCAGGGAGGGTGCCCGCAGCCCCGCCTCCCGGGGATGCGCTGGGGGTCCGGAGGCGCCAGCCCCGGCCGTACCGCTGGCACAGAAGCTGCCGCGccccttcttctcctcctcccccgaCGACGACGACGGCTCCATGACAAAGCGCTCCCGGAAGCCCCGACAGCAGCACCGCCCCTCGGCACCTTCCCTCCGCATCGGCCCCGCTGCGctccgccccgccgcgccggcGCAGGGCCGCTGGTGGCCGGCCATGGCGTGTCGGCGGCGGGGGCGGTGCCGGCGGCCGTCCCGCTGCCggcggggcggagcggagcggggcgggcaGCATGGTGGTGGCGGTGGCGGGGCGGCGGGCGCTGCGGGCCGGGCTGGCGCTGGGCGCGCTGGCGCtggtgctgcaggggctgcgGGGCTGGTTGGCCTCCAAGCGGTACGAGTTCACCCCCTCCGAGATCGCACAGCTCGCACGGCACCACGCGGGTACGCGCCGCCCCTCGACGGGGCCCATCGGCCGTGGAGGGGGTGACGGGGAGCGGGGAGCGGCACCGGAGGCGCTGGGCAAGGGAGCTGTAGCGGGGACGGGGATCGAGGAGGTTCCGGTGCAGGGGGACTGGGATCATGGCGGGGATGGGACCGGGGTCAGAGAGGGGACGGGAGGCTGGGACTGGGGCAGCAGCGTGGGTGTTGGGAAGGAAGCAGTGCCGGGGCACAGGGACAGAGAGTGGGGTGGGGGAATAGGGCTGGAGGTTCGCAGCATCACCCAGCCCGGATAGGGCGGGATCGCGGGTAAAGCGGCTCTCGGTGCTGGGGCAGGTCAGGGGCAGGACCGATCTCCAACTAGGAGGGGAGGGCTGGCCCGGCAGGGCACAAGGTGTACAGTGGCAGCCGTGGGGCTGCATGTCACCAGGGCAGGGCCACTGTCACCTTGCTTGGGTTCCCCATGTTGCCCAGCACCTGGGGTGGGCCATAGGACTGGAGCGCTTTGTACTGCATGTCTTCCATCACTGTCCAGGGAGCAGCAACAGGGGATGAAGGTTGGGAAGAGGATATGTTTTCCCTAGACAGACCCCTCTAAGGATGTGTTGGGACCCTGTGGCTAcggaggggagggatggggggttCTGGCAGAGCTCTGTGCCAGGGACTCACGGTGAcactggctgctgcagggctggaccATGAGCTGGCTTTCTCAAAGATCATTGTGGAGCTACGGAAGAAGCACCCAGGCCACATCCTGCCAGACGAGGACTTGCAGTGGGTGTTTGTGAATGCGGGTGGGTGGATGGGCTCCATGTGTCTCCTGCACGCCTCGCTCACTGAGTATGTGCTGCTGTTCGGGACTGCTGTTGACACCGGGGGCCACTCAGGTAAGCAGGTGGACAGGGCTGGTGGGCAAGGGGCTTCCACTTACTCAGATACATCTGCCTTGGCCATGGGGTACCCAGTGCGTGGAGCGTACTGGTCCTTTTATGGGGTGCGGATGCTGGAAAACACTCTTTACATGAAGACAATCCCCCATGGTGTCCTGCAGCATGTGCAGGTCCCTGTGCATGCCATACCGGCTGGCCAGGACTCTCCGCATCCAGCTGGCAAGCAGTGGCAGGCATTGCATCTCCCAGCACTTCAGCAGGGAGGAAGTGCCAAACACTGGAAATGGTGGGGCTTAAGGACAGCGAACAGCCTGGGCTGGTGATATGTGACCAGTCAGACAGGCAGGCTGTGTACCAGACCCAGCTGTACTCCTCACTGAGTCATGGCCCTGGGCATCCTTCTCCCTGGAGGGCTGCTCTGTGGTTCTGCCCTGGGCTCCGAAGCTGTCCCAGGCATGGATGCACTGAGCCAGTGCTATCTGTCCTCCTGCAGGTCGGTACTGGGCAGATATCTCTGACACCGTCATCTCGGGGACCTTTCGGCAGTGGAAGGAGGGGACCACCAGAAGTGAGATCTACTATCCAGGTAAGTGTGGCAGCCCTCTGAGCAGCATCCACATCCTGGGGCACAGCCACTCCATTGTCACTGAGCCTCTTCCTTCCAGCTGGCATAAGCCAAGAGCTCAGGATGGGGCAGTTTGTATCCCCAGAGGCACATCTCAGCATCTCAGTGAGTGCCAATAAGAGAAAAGTGGGCAAGACTGGGGAGATGTTGGGGTGCTCAGCCCTGCAGGTCGTGATCCGAGACATCTCCTCTTTGGGCATGATGCAAGGGAGCTGCTGAGAGCCGTGCTGGTTTTGTGTGCCTGCAGGGGACACCATCGTGCACCAGGCAGGAGAGGCCACGTCGGTGCAGTGGAGTGCAGGCACCTGGATGGTGGAGTACGGCCGGGGCTTCATCCCCTCCACGCTTGCCTTCGCCCTGGCTGACACCCTCTTCAGCACTCAGGACTTCGTCACCCTCTTCTACACCCTGCGTGTCTACGCCAAGGGCCTGCTCCTGGAAGCCAGTGCCTTCTTCAGCACCATGGgctgctgagctcagctgcCAGGGCGCCCTGCTGCACACAGCTGGCTCCTCTCCTCCCAACCTTCctgtcctcctcctcttcctccctgagCCCAGGCTCtagcagaggcagcaggagacCCCCCCCGTGCCTTCCCTACATTGCTCTGTTGTTCCCCATGGGCCAGCTGGGTGCCAGGACAGAGGGACTGTGGTGGTCACAGCAATACAGACCACCAGTTCTCTTCACTACCTgcctcttcccctcctttcaATTGGAGCTGTGTCCTGCTTTTCCATGTCTTGCAGCTGGAGTGGCCTTGTGGGATACAAACACCCCTGTGTGCCCTCGGCAtgcagcaggagaggggctggagctggctgtCCCCAGGCTCTACAAGGTTGCTGCTCCTGAGACATCAGGAGGAGGATGCCACCCTCAGGGCAGGGTGCACCAGGTGATCCAGAGCACCCATTGTAAAGGTCAGCTGAGAAGTTCCCATCTCCCTGGCAGTCTGCCAGGGCTGCGGGCAGCACAGGATGCTGTGTCCAGTTGGCAGCATCCCCCATGGCTCCGTCCCTGCTGATGTAGGTTGGCAGCACACAGTGTCACTCTGGCACGGGCAGGATCTGCACTGAGACCCTTCAGCAGTGGGGGGATGCCCAGCCTCTGTGCTGGAGGTCCCTCCTGGGCTTCTGTGTGTTACCTGTCCCAGGGGATAGCCAGAGCTGGAAGGGGGTCCCCTTCCCATAGTCCCCTCCCTGCAGTTCCCCTCCAAGGTGGAAAGCCACCGTCTGTCGCCTTAATGGAGAGCCCGTTCTGTGTGGCCTCAGGGCTATGCACATACTTAGTGTCTGCATGTGCCCAAACCTCTGTCGTTGCTCAGGATAGGATTTTGCCCCTCAAAACGCTTCCCCTGTCTGTGAGACCCTCTCTGGGGACAGCCACCCCTATTGGCTGCTGTTGTGGGGTCCCAGCCAAGGGaacgctgcagtccctgaccaAGCCTGTCTGCAGACCCTGattgcagccctgcagccagaTCTGTGTTTGTTCACTGCTTGGTGGAGGGCTTTCACCTCCATGCTGTTGCCAAATGTGTGTGTCTCTCGCCACCAGTCCTGTAGCATGTCACTCTTCCTGCTCCCCAGACTGTCCCTGTCCTGCTGACTTGCAGCCCTGCACATGGGCTACGTTTAATTTGCCATCCAGAAAGAGGTATCAGTAATAAAACTGTTCATCCCCATTGCTTGGGTCCCTGAGAGAGTCTGTGGAGCGTGCtgagcccctgccatggggaatGGCAGCCAGCTCTCAGCTCAACGTGGGTCCTGCTGGGTGTGCCTGGGGAAGCCGTCAGCATCCCACCTGGGgtcctgggagctgggggtATTGTGTTGGGCAGGATCAGGCCCATCTCTGCTCCCAGAGACTGGCAGGAGATGGTGCTGTTACTCCTTTCTCCACTGTAATTGCTGGGGATTAAAAGCCTGGAAGGTTGCAGGGCCTCTGCTTCCGTGGGGGACCCAAGAGTAGGAGGGTTCCATCCCGCTCCAGTACTGGGCATGTGGCCGTAGGGGCAGATGGAGCCACATTTGGCAGGTTGGCGGTTCCAAGAGGTGTACGTAGACACATACACAGGTTCACCATCTCCCAGCATGAGGGGTGCACGTGAGGAAGACGCAGGGTATATAGGctatgtgtgtgtgcgtgtatgCATGTGTACATGCAGACAGGTCACACTTGCACATGTGTGTATAGGTGCAAACAGGAtgattttgtgtgtgcatgtgtattgGCATGCACAAGTGTGTTATGCATGTAGGTAGAACAGGCAGGGTTTGCACATGTGTGTACATAGGTAGAACTAGGCATCTGTCCATACAGTCAGATCAGTTGCACATGTGTGAGTGCTTGGGCACAAGTGTGTAAGACAATTGTGTATGCACATGTGTGTGGGCAGAACAGtcgtgtgcatgcatgtgtgccCATGCAGGTGATACAAGTGAGTGCACACATGTATGCACAGGGCCCACAGTGTACAGACTGTAAGGACATACACGTGTGTGCGTGTGTCCCCATGAGCAGACCACACGTGCACACATGCGTGTGGGCAGGCTCCATGTGCACGGGTGTGTG
It contains:
- the SIGMAR1 gene encoding sigma non-opioid intracellular receptor 1 isoform X1, which encodes MVVAVAGRRALRAGLALGALALVLQGLRGWLASKRYEFTPSEIAQLARHHAGLDHELAFSKIIVELRKKHPGHILPDEDLQWVFVNAGGWMGSMCLLHASLTEYVLLFGTAVDTGGHSGRYWADISDTVISGTFRQWKEGTTRSEIYYPGDTIVHQAGEATSVQWSAGTWMVEYGRGFIPSTLAFALADTLFSTQDFVTLFYTLRVYAKGLLLEASAFFSTMGC
- the SIGMAR1 gene encoding sigma non-opioid intracellular receptor 1 isoform X2, with protein sequence MRVGGWAPCVSCTPRSLSRYWADISDTVISGTFRQWKEGTTRSEIYYPGDTIVHQAGEATSVQWSAGTWMVEYGRGFIPSTLAFALADTLFSTQDFVTLFYTLRVYAKGLLLEASAFFSTMGC
- the GALT gene encoding galactose-1-phosphate uridylyltransferase — protein: MEPSSSSGEEEKKGRGSFCASEHQHARYNPLRDDWVLVSAHRVKRPWQGQLEKPPPEDVPRWDPNNPLCPGATRANGEVNPQYEGTFVFPNDFPALQPDAPEPGDSDHPLFRAAAARGVCKVMCFHPWSDLTLPLMSLAEIRAVIDAWAELAAELGASYPWVQIFENKGAMMGCSNPHPHCQVWASSFLPNEARLEDRTQQQHLSQHGVPMLLEYTEQEACRKERLVVENKDWLVVVPYWATWPYQTLLLPRRHVCRLQDLHEGERDSLASIMKRLLIKYDNLFEVSFPYSMGWHGAPTGPYLEEDCRHWQLHAHYYPPLLRSATVRKFMVGYEMLAQVQRDLTPEQAAERLRSLPEVHYKQRAEERS